The stretch of DNA TGTTTTCCAATATACTAGGTGATAGTGAAGTACATATATGGAATTTTGATAAGTTAAATACCACAAACAGCCCTATGAGAACCAACAGGTATGCTGCTGTGTGTtctccctttgtctctcttGGCATTCCTGGAGGTACTCCCAGGAAGTGAAGGTAGACCTGGGCCAGGTGTGTGAGGCTGCGTGCCCGCTGCGAAGTGGGAGTCAACAGGAATAGCTTTCCTGGAACTGCTCACCCACCAAAAAATTGTCAAGTCACACCATTAACAGGCATGAAGGAAGCTTCAGTTAAATACACTGATTACCCCAGTAAAGAGGTTGGGTGTTGAGATCACCCCAGCAAGAGGGTGTGTGGTAAAGTCACCCTGGTAAGAGGGTGTGTGGTAAAGTCACCCCGGTAAGAGGGTGGTTGATAAGGTCACACCAGCAAGAGGGTGGGTATTTAGGTCACCCCAGCAAGGAGGATGTGTGTTTAGGTCACCCCAGCAAGGAGGGTGTGTGTTTAGATCACCCCAGCAAGGAGGGTGTGTGTTTAGATCACCCCAGCAAGAAGAGTGAGTGTTTAGATCATCCCAGCAAGGAGGGTGTGTGTTTAGATCATCCCAGCAAGGAGGGTGTGTATTTAGATCACCCCAGCAAGGAGGGTGTGTGTTTAGATCACCCCAGCAAGAAGAGTGGATGCTTAGATTACCCCAGCAAGGAGGGTGTGTGTTTAGATCACCCCAGCAAGGAGGGTGTGTGTTTAGATCACCCCAGCAAGAAGAGTGGGTGCTTAGATCACCCCAGCAAAGAGGGTGGGTGTTATGTTCACTTCAATAACAAAATTAGGTATTAGTCACCCCAGCTAAAAATtatgttgcagagagaaggataaaaattgTAAGACATTAGtttggagatcaaagctttgtgtcagATTTAGTCAAAAGCCAGAGAAGCCAGAAAATGACCAGGAGAACTGCCACATTGGTAActatactggcaatcagataaaaAGATGTTTAATTCATATTGAGGACAggttcaaaagcttttgataagcaggagatgaaaacaataggatggtagtttgaggtaTTAGAACAATCACCCTTTTCAGGAATAAGTTGAATGTAGCCAAACattcagcaagaaggaaaggtagaagttgatagacaaagttgaaagagtttgaatAAACAAGGTGTAAGCACAGAAACAGTTTCATTGAACAATAGAGGAAAGCCCattaggtccataagccttcgaAGGTTTAGGTCAGCAAGGGCATGAAAAATATCATTGTGAAGGATTTCAATAGGTAACATGAAATAATCAGagataggaggagagggaggaacaaactctgaatcatccaaggtagaatTTTGAGCAAGGGTTTAAATGAAGAGTTCTGCTCtagaaatagaagagatgaaTGACAGTGTATGGTGCCTTCAggatgaaatatgaagaaacaaagtTATTCAAGATATTTTTTGCTTAGTGGCAGAAGTCATGAGGAAGAAGTGAATGCTGGGTGACTGTTTCATAAGAGAAAAGCAGAATTGTGTGTAACTTTAGTGATACCATGGTACAGGGGAACCATATTCACTTAGGGGCTGAGGGTTCTAGCAAACTGGTTCAAATACGAGtgtgagtgtaggtagggcttccttactcAGGTAATGGTTCCCTAACAGGTGAACTTTTGGATAGGATgtttcctttagcccataaattcccatgaaaagctcatatgatagaaataaaaaaaattacttacaGGGTGAATCTGCCAGCTGTATGATGGTGTTAGGTAGATAATACTGtagcaaatgtctctctttATCAATGTGGATGAGTGAAGTACTGTACTGCTTATATTGCTTCCAATTGCTGTACCAAATAACATGAAGGCACTTCACATATTTTCCATGAGTACCTTCCCAAATTTATTTAAACTGAATAACATGTTGAGAGAGTTTGTTGATTTTTTAAAATTAATTAGTCTTAGATTTTCCCTAATTTAAGAATCTACTTTATATCATGCCTTATTGTATGTAcatactttcattttcttttcagttaaTTGTAATTGTGGAATGGAAAATAAGCATGTATTGGTATATTTTAGAATGGTTTAGTGTCCTGCCTTACCTGATCACATATCACATGCCATGTTATGTTACAGCAAACACTCAGCACTTCATTCAAACACTCTTTACCTTGTGGCAGTTCATGCCATGCACTCTATGCATGGAGTGAGTGTCTATTTGTGCTACATACATAAATGTACATTGTATACTGGTAATCCTCTTTTCAGAATGTAATTCGGGAACAcaggaaacaaagttaaatattggctttttttattatacaaTGAAATGGTGTAATGCTGCATAGATGTCAGCAGAAACTAGATGTTCTCTGTTGCACTCCAAAAAAAGAATGTTTTGCTTTGTAAGGTGTTTGGAAAAAATGGGACGGTTTGCTGGCAGTGTATGGCAGCATGCATGCTTGAGGCCCCTTGCTTCACTGAGCTACTACAGACCTCTTGCTTACCTTATTGTATCTCAGCGCTGGAAGCAGCTTCTATCCCTAGCTTTCTTCTACCTAATAGTTTAATGCAGATGAAGAAATGGCTGTATTTTGGCCTGCATTGCTAGGAATTCTGGTGTTGGCAGAGAGCAATGTGGAAGCTTTGGAAGCCCCACCAGAGAATGACATCCAGGATGAGACTGAATTGAAATACAGCCCAGCCAGTTTCATTAAGAATTATGGCAgtataaaccatcttttgagaCAAGATGatcttcttgcttcctttgaGTTTGCCACAGATGAGAAAGTCAATATGCAGGAGGCTGTGACCGAGGACACTCAGGACatagatggtgatgacagtTTGCCCGAAAAGGAAAAGCGCCTTTATGAACTCATGAGAGTGACACCAAGAGACAGCAATAAGTTAGTTGAGTATGATGTAGTGTTTGTTCTGAGGCTGATGTACGAGTGCCTTGGCAAGCACACCAAGATACTGCTCAAACTGCTCCGAGAGGTATATGAGACGATAGACTTTGTGTACAACAGAGTAGGCTGGATTGACTGCTCTGATGCAAAGAAGGAAGGTTACAAATCTGGTTACTATACATTCTTCatgaagaacgaaggaaaaagaccaATAACGCTGCTCTGTGACATGGAGACAGATGGTGGAGGGTGGACTGTGGTGCAGCGGCGGCAGAGGGATGGTCCTAAAGTCATTTTTAACCAGGGATGGTACCCATACAAGATAGGCTTTGGCAACTTTACCACTGAGTACTGGGCTGGACTGCAGAACATTTACGTGTGGTGTAAAACACGCAATTGTGAAATGCGAGTTGATCTCCAAGACACAAATGGCAACCGAGCATACGCTGCTTACTCCAGTTTCTACTTAGACTCGGAAGTAGAGGGATACAAACTAAACATTGACGGCTACCGTGGCAACGCTGGAAATGCACTGGAGCCCCAGGAGAATGGGAAGGTGCAAGTGTTCAGCACCTACGATCACCTCAACAAAACGAACCGCTTCTGTGCCAGGAAAATGTTTAGTGGATGGTGGTTCTCAGAATGTAAGCCCTCCATCAATGGCATCCATGTTTATGGAAGGTTAAATCCACCAGGGCTTGCCTGGCACACCTGGGCCAAGACTCTCAAGACCACAGAAATTAAAATCAGGCCCACCAAGGAGTGACGGACCACAACAGTTATGACCAGGCCCACCAAGGAGTGTCAGACCACAACAGTTATGACCAGGCCCACCAAAAAGTGTCAGACCACAACAGTTATGACCAGGCCCACCAAAGAGTGATGGAGTGCCTGGCGCAGGACTCTGGGCACAAGGCAACTCAGGCTGTTACTCCCGCTATATTCACTTGCTGTTTTCAAAAGTAGTTAAAAAGACAGGAGTGAATGCCACCAAGAAGTGTGGAGAAGTTTGCCACTAATTACTAATCTGATGAAAACTGCATCACGGAAAATTGGTTATATTGTAGTAAGAATGAATTTGTTGCTGGTGGAATAGTGAATATACTGGTCTTCAGTTTGGAACAGATCATGTGCATTGGTGGAGTGACTCATTATTGGCAGGAGTGGGATATTTAGTAAAACTCTGCAGTTGATGGAGTGACAGTATGGGATATTTTAGTATAGCTCTGCACTACACCATTGATTTATAAGCAACTCTCACAGTTTTCTTATTATGTATGTTTAAATTTCTCCTCAATAAAGTCAGATTAAGAAAATTAGTCTTATTTACTCACAAATGTCTTTCCTTCAAAATGCCAATAAGTGACCAACAGAAGTTGGAAGGTGAAGAGCAgcatggtgtggtggtgttggtcctAGCCCTGAGAAGCAGAGGGCCAGGGAAGCACCTCACCCATGATCCAAGGCAGCACATTTAATGTCCTACTTGGAAAATAAGgatattctctatttttttctgttatagtTGATAAACTTTCTGTTCTTTCCATCTGCCAAGGCTTTTTGTGTAGTCAGTTGTAAAGTTTACTTTCATAAAACGCATCACTATGGTATCTGTGGTTTAATATTTGCTTCTTTTAAATATGATTTCATTAACAGAAATCAGCATATGGTTTTTAATAGTGAAAAGTCACCCATGACTTAAGTCACACTTGATGTTCTCCAATGTAGTATTTTTGGActtacattatttctttatttatattcattacATATAGAATTATTTTGCTGAATCTCAAACATTTTTATTTGCAGACACcatgacaatatatatatatatatatatatatatatatatatatatatatatatatatatatatatatatatatatatatatatatatatatttgtcttgTCCATACCAATACAATTTGTCCTTTATGCCAAGAATGAACTTGGTCAACTCTGGTAAAACTTCCTTTATGCTGCTCTCGAGCAAAATTGTACTGTACTAAATATTCAACATCTTTTAATGAACAATAAATCAACTTTGAAAATAAATGCCACCAAATTTCTTGGAACTAACTATGATGAATGACCTTTAAGTGTCACATCAATGTTATTGCATTAAGGATTTCAAGGTATAGAGTTTTATATGATCAAATTAGATGTTTTATATCAataggtgagtgtgggatcgagCTATTTGTCGAGTTTTGATGACTGCACCAAAggtgggccctaatatgggtatcgCTATAAATATagttgcctgtgccactaatgggtggaagcttaacagtgcttccaaTACTCCTCAAGTTACCTATAAGTGCAATAGACCAggacataaaagaaataaataaatagataaaacacacagacacacacattggGAGGAAGTGTTGTATTGTTAAAAGTGTAAGCAGACGTGATTGAGGTTACTTCATGGCACTTTGTTTGAAATCTTAGAAAAAGCATAAATGTCTGTTGTGTAAACTTTATTTGGAAAACATcacagtaagagagaaaaaaaacctctagttttttttttcattgtgtgtgtgtgtgtgtgtgtgtgtgtgtgtgtgtgtgtgtgtgtgtgtgtgtgggtgggtgagtgcaTGGCTGTGAGTGTAAGCCATCACGCCCAAGGCAGAAGTCTGTTGattaaatagtaaaataaatctTAAACACATTATGATCACCTAGAAAAATTTACCAATGTGTAAACTCTACAGATGGCGACAGCAATGACTGTGGCACCAGCAAGTGTGATGCACCTCATCAGACAGAGGATTAATAGTTCACCCAATTCAACATTCACCAAGGACTGGTGCAGCTACACCCAGACCAgtgactcaccactcaccaagaCTCATGGTGATGCACTGGTGCAATCACACCCAGACCAgtgactcaccactcaccaggaCTTATGGTGATGGACTGGTGCAATCACACCCAGACCAGTGACTCACTGCTCACCAAGACTCATGGTGGTGTACTTGTGCAGCCATTCCCAGACCAGTGACTCACTGCTCACCAAGACTCATGGTGGTGCACTGGTGCAGTCACACCCAGACCAgtgactcaccactcaccaagaCTCATGGTGGTGCACTGGTGCAGCCACATCTTGATTACCAATATGGTGATTTTAGTATAGAGGAAATAGTAAGTAGTACTTTGAAGTTTTATTGGTGTTGTTCTTGCAGGGATTGCTTTGAGGATGTACAGTGTGTTGTAGGTATACATACAGTGTAGGTGTGTTCAGTGTGCTGGCCTTGGGAGAGTGTGGCAGCCTTGCATGACACTTTCCTGGCAGGCAACATTGTTTCACCGACCTTGCAGGCCCTCAACACCTTGCCAACCTGCAGCCTGTCACAAATGGATAGCAGTGTGATTGCCAGCTCAGACAGTGTTGTTGGGGTTGTTTGTGTAGCTGTGACCAATGTTGTATGTTGACCATGAGTTTGAATGAAGGGCCCAAGATATAGATTGCTTCCAAATTAACTGTGGTAACTGACATACTCTGTGACTCAAGGTAGGGTGGATGACATGCTGTATTGAAAGTGTTGCTGACTGCCATGCACACTGCCCAGCCCAATCCATACAGCAACACTCAGCGCTCTAATGTGGCAGTGTGGTATCAGCCCTATGTGGCACCTGTAAATTGTGCTATTATGTTATATGCTGAAGATATGCAAAATATATTATATACCTACAGTAGAGCTGTGCTAGGTTAGTTGCTTTGTCATTATCCCATGACACTCTGACTCAAAAGTTTCTCAGTGAGATCTTAAAGCAGCTAAAGAGGTTCCAAACTAACTGGTTCTTGGGAGTACACCACACTTGCAACTGTCTCATTTTATGTCAGTGATACTTGGTCTTGTGCTTCAGACATTGCACAGTTTGCCAGACAAGCTTCTCATCTGCTTGTGATCAGCATTCAGAAAAGTTGACAGTGTTACCATTCACTTATTAACAATTTCTATTAGTTATATTATACATCCTGTGTATATCAACAAGAGAAGCTGAGTCTGTTCTATGAATTGAATTGACAGGAAGGTGGTTGAGGAGAAATGATGAGATAAAGCCAGATAATGAATGCCAGGgcacagaggagaaggaagggaactaTTTACAATATATCAATATCTGAGGCTTCTTCCAAAGAGTTTCCTAATAAAACAGCTATTGTAGAAGTGTCTCCATgaaccttttccatgctcctaTCCTCTCATCCCTGTCCATGACATGCTCCAGCATGCACTGCTCCTATCTCAGCGGAAGACAAGCTTCTGCAGCCTCCACTTGTGCACCTCTTATCCTCCCCATGAGGCAGCTCACTCTCTGCTGGCCCTTCTCTCTGCTGGCCAAACCACAAGCCACACAGAAAGTCAATggtgaaagaaaacttgagacaaaggagacagagagagagagagagagagaggggggggggcttATCATGAGACAATAGTGGAATGGGGAAATGGGATGAGAGATTCAGATATTCAGATAATAGATAAGATAAGTCTGGTACTTAATGCAATTATGACACAGCTTTACTATCACCACagaggcaggaggaagaagcaacagcagcatcagtGTGGTGCATCTCAGCTCGGTGTTCACTGTTGCCTTTGTGATTCAGGTGAGTACAACTAAGACTCTTGACTCAGAGTACTAGCTGGTGACAGCAACAGCTGGTTAACCACAACTTGCTTTTATGAGTGACTCAGTGCAAGGACTGATGACTCACAAGATTtagtgtggtggagggagtggcaGGATGTGGCTGAAGAGCCTTCCATTGTCACAGTCATCACCCATCATTCATGAGCCATGACGCTGACCAACATTTTAGAAAACGAGTAATATTTGCTTGCCAGTTCCACAGTAAAATCACCATTTCTATTTAAACTGTTGTGATATTTTGGGACAAATGTAATGGTGATTTTATTGCAATTTTCCTTCAACTTTTACATGTTACACTTTGGCAAATCTACACTCaattatagtatatatatatatatatatatatatatatatatatatatatatatatatatatatatatatatatatatatatatatatatatatatatatatatatatatatatatatatatatatatatatatatatatatatatatatatatatatatatatatatatatatatatatatatatatatatatatatatatatatatatatatatatatatatatatatatatatatatatatatatatatatatatatatatatatatatatatatatatatatatatatatatatatatatatatatatatatatatatatatatatatatatatatatatatatatatatatatatatatatatatatatatatatatatatatatatatatatatatatatatatatatatatatatatatatatatatatatatatatatatatatatatatatatatatatatatatatatatatatatatatatatatatatatatatatatatatatatatatatatatatatatatatatatatatatatatatatatatatatatatatatatatatatatatatatatatatatatatatatatatatatatatatatatatatatatatatatatatatatatatatatatatatatatatatatatatatatatatatatatatatatatatatatatatatatatatatatatatatatatatatatatatatatatatatatatatatatatatatatatatatatatatatatatatatatatatatatatatatatatatatatatatatatatatatatatatatatatatatatatatatatatatatatatatatatatatatatatatatatatatatatatgtatgtgtgtgtgtgtgtgtgtgtgtgtgtgtatttacctagttgtagttttacagggcctaggctttatgcttgtgtggccccgtctccatatctacacttatccaatcttactttaaaagtatgcacactcgttgcagacactacttcttcatttgaactgttccacgtctcaatacatctttgtgggaaactatatttttaacatctctcagctttttactatgccatcttgtgcttcgaatgtcatattcttctctcatgatcagtttctcattatccacttggtccattctgttgatcaatttatgaacttgtatcagatctctctctcttctttgttccaggattggcagatccatagcctttagtctctcctcatatgtcatcccttcaaattctggaaccattcttgtaaccattttttgtagtctctccaactttcttatgtgtttctttttatgaggggtccacactactcctgcatattccaatctgggtcttattatagtacttatcaatttcttcatcatttctttgtccatgtagtgaaatggtactccaatatttcttagcaaattatattatgttataagtgtgtgtgtttcactgtttgatctgctgcagtctctgacgagacagccagacgttaccctacggaacgagctcagagctcattatttccaattttcggataggcctgagaccaggcacacaccacacaccaggacaacaaggtcacaactcctcgatttacatcccgtacctactcactgctaggtgaacaggggctacacgtgaaaggagacacacccaaatatctccacccggccggggaatcgaaccccggtcctctggcttgtgaagccagcgctctaaccactgagctaccgggcgtgtgtgtgtgtgtgtgtgtgtgtgtgtgtgtgtgtgtgtgtgtgtgtgtgtgtgtgtgtgtgtgtgtgtgtgtgctaggcaCACCTCTCAAGATATCATTGTAACAGTGATCCTTAGAGCAACAGTCTTACTAACAGACAGTCAAGGGAACACACTGTGAGAGTTGTGAGCTTGGCAGGTTCAAATACTGGAGACAATTGCTGAGTTTGCTTCACAGTAACTGGTGCTCAGTGGCAGTTTTCACATGGCTTTGTGTCAACTGATGGCAGTTCACTAGATGACATGATTTTATGTTATGCCTATCTGTCACTTCCCTTGTGCTAGCAGTCTATCCAGAAGACTGCaatcattctcttccttgttccacCACTTCCCTCATGCACCAAactgcatttacctagttgtattgtaaagggttcaagtggggctcatagtgttctgtctccatatctccacttatcaaatttttctttaatgctatgcacattatatgctacaacaacttcatcatttaatgcattccacttttccactgttctaaaTGGAAAACTATATCCTTTGCACAAtgcctcttcctaatccttgtccttccagcttcgtctgtcaccagcaccaggtcttgcttgtgTGGCACACTTCACTCTCTCTATTCAGTACCTGCACTGACTCTTACATTAATCAGTCATGAATAGAAATATTATTGTGTACATTCAAAGACCTTGCCATtcctatctatgtgtgtgtgaactgaGTGGTAAGTCCTCTGATTGTGCTGGGATTTTTTCTCATAAGAGAGATAAGAATATGATCTGATATTTGTATATTTCCCTTTTCATGTTATTGGCCAGCAGCCATTCAGCTGACAGGAGGGAGCCCTGGATGTCCTGCTGATCACTTCTCCTGATCAACATGGTGAGTCAAAAGCATTTGTGTATAAATTTATACTATTAGTACAGAATAAAAAGAGCTTTTAACTAAACATTCCTATTTTAAACTGTGCTCTTTCTTAATCTTTGCACTTCAACATGTTTGTATGTTAATCCACTTCTGCCATGGTCATTCTATTTCTTACTGATTTGAGACAGAAATAATAGCTAATTAACTCATTCTGCATACAAtactcaaactattccatgcCTGCTTGGCACAGTCCTTCCTTGCTAGCATCACACTTACTGTAAAGTGACAAAGAGTATCAACATATGGTAGATTTTGTAAGACATGTGtcattgaaagaaggaagaccaTCTTGAATAATCTTGAACCATGTAATGTTGTGTGCACCAGCACAAATTGGTTGGCACATGAAATGAACACTAAGCCTCTCATGCTGGCTGTTCTGTCCACAGGAGGCACCATACCTTGCTGAAGGGCCTCTGGAGTACTACCCTGGAGGCCCCTCCCACTACACTCCCCACTTAACCCACCAtgtccccccaccaccacactatgGCCCTGTGCCACACAACCAAGGTCCTTTTCCTTCATACCAggaccttccaccaccacactatGGCCCTGTGCCACACAACCAAGGGTCTCTCCCCACACATCAAGGTTTCTTGTTACCATACTCCAGCTACAGACACAACCAAGATGGTGTTTTTCAAAATGGAGGTGTTGTGCCTGATGTCCCATATCTGCAGCAGGTGAGATCAAAGAAAGGCAAACTAGGTGATTTATGCAAAATGACAATTAttaatgttggtgatggtgtttgtggtgaatggaTGAACAATGATCCCATACTTTGGgccacaaggctcagtgttCCACCAAGGCCACTATAGATCACTGTCCTCACACTGTCAAGGCACACACTGACTGGCCACTCAACACTGGGAGTTGAGATGCATGCACTGTATGTTGACTGTCACTGTCCTGGCTTGGCTTGCACTCACTTTTCCTGTTAGTGCTGGGTTGTGTGCTTGCAGTTTTCATGGAATGGGAGGAGTATGGAATTGTGTGTACAGATTTCAAACAAACATTATGTAATGGTTGGAGTTAGTATATTGGGTAATAAATCTTTTATCACAGCTCAAAATAAATATCTAAACTGCATGCATATTAGTTCTGAGATGTAGTTCGCAAACGGTAGGTCAGTCACCCACAACTAAGGAAGGAGATACATGTACTGACTCAGACAGCCGCCATCTGTGCCTTGAAACAAGCTAGCTCAGATAATCTTCGTGATCTCAGGTGCCTGCAAACCCCTCAAGTAAGAAGGATGAAGGCCCAGCAGTAAAAGTGTACCTAATATGGTTTAAGATAGCCAAGCTTAGTTAGGCTTATGGAACTTTCCCATGCACAAGCCACACTGTTCCCAGGGAAGTATGTTAGTTATGAGGGTGGAGAGTGAATGTAGCTATGTTGTGGTGTGGGAGTGTAATCTCACTGGTCATTTGCAATTGTTTGACCTGGGAAGTGTTAACTACATGAAAAAAGATCTGTATCAGTCTGTGCCTTTATTTTCTCAGTCATCAGTCCCTGGTTGCCTTACAACCTGTGTGGTCAAGCCTCACATTCTTAACATCTGTGTTCCTCCACAGTCTTGAAAATTTGACTGCTCAGACATTATGTTTTCATCCAGATATGTAGAACTTTATCacatcttttttgtgtgtgattttatggttataagaacaaaaaaaaatgagggaggcTGCAAGATTTAAGAAAttgctgtggtacagtggaaccaggcTTGCTTTGGGGACCGAAGGGTttccaagcgcactggttcgaatcctgtcaacGGTCAGAGTattggttgggcttcctcactcggggcaatggtttcccaGCGgatggggtttgagataggaggtaccccaaaaaagtattccctttagcccataaattcccgtgaaaagcccacatggtataaacaataaaaaaaaaaaaaagccatcagACCCACACATGGCAGTAATAATCATCCATCTATGCATACAGGGTGTCCCACACATTAAGGTATATACTATAAGTCA from Portunus trituberculatus isolate SZX2019 chromosome 20, ASM1759143v1, whole genome shotgun sequence encodes:
- the LOC123506593 gene encoding techylectin-like protein, with the protein product MAVFWPALLGILVLAESNVEALEAPPENDIQDETELKYSPASFIKNYGSINHLLRQDDLLASFEFATDEKVNMQEAVTEDTQDIDGDDSLPEKEKRLYELMRVTPRDSNKLVEYDVVFVLRLMYECLGKHTKILLKLLREVYETIDFVYNRVGWIDCSDAKKEGYKSGYYTFFMKNEGKRPITLLCDMETDGGGWTVVQRRQRDGPKVIFNQGWYPYKIGFGNFTTEYWAGLQNIYVWCKTRNCEMRVDLQDTNGNRAYAAYSSFYLDSEVEGYKLNIDGYRGNAGNALEPQENGKVQVFSTYDHLNKTNRFCARKMFSGWWFSECKPSINGIHVYGRLNPPGLAWHTWAKTLKTTEIKIRPTKE